A genome region from Amblyraja radiata isolate CabotCenter1 chromosome 4, sAmbRad1.1.pri, whole genome shotgun sequence includes the following:
- the pdp1 gene encoding pyruvate dehyrogenase phosphatase catalytic subunit 1 has protein sequence MLVPMQLMYPALRNREARRVCATVCHHCSLQNCLSTQTGRHTSGRSLLKAFPSPFLGSCNPVIHLRNYRATVAQFYSLTPPQVNSILKANEYSFKVPEFDGKNVSPVLGFDTNQLPSNSPVEDRRCAATCLQSRGMLLSVIDGHAGCACAQGVSERLFYYIAVSLLHHKTLLEIENAVDNGRVVLPLLQWHKHPNDYFSKEASKMYFDSLRTYWQGLIDLHTEETHDTVEALINSFKRLDSDMSLEAQVPNDNSFLNYWQLQVAFSGATACVAHIDGVDLYIANTGDSRAVLGVQEEDGSWSALTLSNDHNAQNESEVERVKSEHPKSEAKTVVKQERLLGLLMPFRAFGDVKFKWSIELQKRVLESGPELLHENECTKFIPPNYHTPPYLTAQPEVTHHKLRPQDKFLVLATDGLWEILHRQEVVRIVGEHLTGVHLQQPITVAGYKVTLGQMHELLMERRARVSSAFEDQNSATHLIRHAVGHNEFGAIDHQRLSKMLSLPEDLARMYRDDITVTVAQFNSHVINTHYKHNSES, from the coding sequence ATGTTGGTGCCAATGCAGCTCATGTATCCAGCGCTTAGAAACAGAGAGGCACGCCGAGTGTGTGCCACAGTTTGCCACCATTGCAGCCTCCAAAACTGTCTCTCTACTCAAACTGGCCGACATACATCAGGCAGATCCCTGCTGAAGGCTTTTCCGAGTCCCTTCCTCGGATCATGCAACCCGGTGATCCATTTGAGGAATTACAGGGCCACGGTTGCGCAGTTTTACAGCCTCACCCCTCCTCAGGTGAACAGCATCTTGAAGGCGAATGAGTACAGTTTCAAGGTACCTGAATTTGATGGGAAGAACGTCAGCCCTGTCCTGGGTTTCGACACGAACCAGTTACCATCCAATTCTCCAGTTGAAGACCGGAGATGTGCGGCCACGTGCTTGCAGTCCCGAGGCATGCTGTTGAGCGTGATAGACGGACACGCAGGGTGTGCCTGTGCACAGGGGGTTAGTGAACGACTCTTTTACTATATCGCCGTTTCTCTGTTGCATCATAAGACCCTGTTGGAAATAGAGAATGCAGTGGACAATGGCCGGGTTGTGTTGCCGCTTTTACAATGGCACAAACACCCCAATGATTACTTCAGTAAGGAGGCTTCAAAAATGTACTTTGATAGTCTGAGAACCTACTGGCAGGGGTTAATAGATCTCCACACAGAGGAAACGCACGATACAGTGGAAGCGCTGATAAATTCCTTCAAGAGACTTGATAGCGATATGTCGTTGGAAGCTCAAGTTCCCAACGATAACTCTTTTCTGAATTACTGGCAGTTGCAAGTGGCATTTTCGGGCGCGACGGCCTGCGTGGCGCACATAGACGGAGTAGACTTGTACATTGCCAATACCGGCGACAGCAGGGCGGTGCTGGGTGTTCAGGAGGAGGATGGAAGCTGGTCTGCACTCACGCTCTCCAACGACCATAATGCACAAAATGAGAGCGAGGTTGAAAGGGTTAAATCTGAACATCCGAAATCTGAAGCAAAAACCGTCGTCAAACAGGAACGCTTGCTGGGCTTGCTAATGCCGTTTAGAGCATTTGGAGATGTTAAGTTCAAATGGAGCATTGAGCTGCAAAAGCGGGTACTTGAGTCTGGCCCAGAGCTATTGCATGAAAATGAATGCACAAAATTTATCCCACCTAATTACCACACTCCCCCGTACCTAACAGCTCAACCTGAAGTCACTCACCATAAATTACGGCCTCAGGATAAATTCCTTGTATTGGCCACAGATGGACTGTGGGAAATATTGCACAGACAGGAGGTTGTAAGAATAGTTGGGGAACATCTAACTGGTGTCCACCTCCAGCAGCCTATTACTGTGGCAGGCTACAAAGTGACCCTTGGTCAGATGCACGAACTGTTAATGGAGAGAAGAGCTCGTGTTTCATCCGCATTTGAGGATCAAAATTCTGCAACTCATCTCATACGGCATGCCGTTGGTCACAATGAGTTTGGGGCCATCGATCATCAGAGGTTGTCAAAAATGCTGAGTCTTCCTGAAGATCTGGCACGAATGTACAGAGATGATATAACTGTTACGGTGGCGCAGTTTAATTCTCACGTTATCAATACACATTACAAGCATAATTCAGAAAGCTAA